One genomic region from Paramicrobacterium agarici encodes:
- the manA gene encoding mannose-6-phosphate isomerase, class I: protein MFVAIENTPRPYAWGSTTAIAELQGREPSGEPEAELWLGAHPGSPSRIFGGSGVGFPDLATWIAHEPDSAGLSSGRLPFLLKLLAAETPLSLQAHPSPEQAEAGFARENAAGVPLDAPHRNYKDAFHKPELVVALSDTYDALCGFRPVADAVAEIDALIDVAEGNGQGLAAAELRGLRERLEGDDAEVLRSVIEYLLGSEVSALVSAVTDVAASAPLTPAVDTVRLLAEHYAGDPGIVVSLFVNRVTLRRGEALYLPAGNIHAYLHGFGVELMAASDNVLRGGLTPKHVDVAELLTVLNFEPVPVPYLEPEHVGDGVELFAPDVPDFELYRMDVHDDDASIDIQKAAIAVVTRGEVDVTGAQGAATMTAGQAMYVTPDETALTVSGDGEVFVATSRQ, encoded by the coding sequence TTGTTCGTAGCCATTGAGAACACCCCGCGTCCGTACGCGTGGGGGTCGACGACGGCCATCGCGGAGCTGCAGGGCCGGGAGCCGTCGGGGGAGCCCGAAGCCGAGCTGTGGCTCGGGGCGCACCCCGGATCGCCCTCGCGGATCTTCGGCGGCTCCGGCGTCGGCTTTCCCGACCTCGCCACGTGGATTGCCCATGAGCCGGACTCTGCCGGGCTTTCGAGTGGGCGACTGCCGTTTCTGCTCAAGCTGCTGGCGGCCGAGACGCCGCTCTCGCTGCAGGCGCACCCGTCGCCCGAGCAAGCGGAGGCGGGCTTTGCGCGCGAGAACGCGGCGGGGGTTCCGCTCGACGCTCCGCACCGCAACTACAAAGACGCCTTTCACAAGCCAGAGCTCGTCGTCGCCCTGAGCGACACGTACGACGCCCTATGCGGGTTTCGGCCGGTGGCGGATGCTGTCGCAGAGATCGATGCGCTTATCGACGTGGCTGAGGGCAACGGCCAAGGGCTCGCGGCGGCAGAGCTGCGCGGCCTGCGCGAAAGACTCGAGGGCGACGACGCCGAGGTGCTGCGCTCGGTGATCGAGTACCTGCTCGGCTCAGAGGTGTCGGCGCTGGTCTCGGCGGTCACGGACGTGGCAGCATCCGCCCCTCTGACTCCTGCTGTCGACACGGTGCGTCTGCTTGCCGAGCATTACGCGGGGGACCCCGGCATCGTGGTGTCGTTGTTCGTCAACCGCGTGACCCTGCGGCGTGGCGAGGCGCTGTATCTGCCCGCGGGCAACATTCACGCGTACCTGCACGGCTTCGGCGTGGAGCTGATGGCGGCAAGCGACAACGTGCTGCGTGGGGGACTGACGCCGAAGCACGTCGACGTTGCCGAGCTGCTCACGGTTCTGAACTTCGAGCCCGTTCCCGTGCCGTACCTCGAGCCCGAGCACGTGGGCGACGGTGTCGAGCTGTTTGCTCCCGACGTTCCGGACTTCGAGCTGTATCGCATGGACGTGCATGACGATGACGCGTCGATCGACATTCAGAAGGCGGCCATCGCTGTCGTGACGCGCGGCGAAGTGGACGTGACCGGCGCACAGGGGGCGGCGACGATGACGGCGGGGCAGGCGATGTACGTCACGCCGGACGAGACCGCGCTGACGGTCTCGGGTGACGGTGAGGTGTTCGTCGCTACCTCGCGACAGTAG
- the msuE gene encoding FMN reductase, which yields MPEHDATTLKVVAVSGSLHEPSKTTALIRAIVGEVAMRETVDVEVIELIEIGSGFAGALTRDQVSPRAEAALRSIETADLLVVGSPVYRGSFTGLFKHLFDFVGQYELVDTPVLLAATGGGEKHALILEHQFRPLFGFFQALTLPIGVYASNTDFTGYELTSDAVRSRVELAVRRGLPFVRQRGIPAEVPASTYVGTW from the coding sequence ATGCCTGAACACGATGCAACGACTCTGAAGGTGGTCGCCGTCTCGGGGAGCCTGCACGAGCCCTCGAAGACCACGGCCTTGATTCGCGCGATCGTCGGCGAAGTGGCGATGCGCGAGACGGTCGACGTCGAGGTGATCGAGCTGATTGAGATCGGGTCAGGGTTTGCGGGTGCACTGACGCGCGACCAGGTATCGCCACGCGCCGAGGCGGCGCTGCGGTCGATTGAGACCGCGGATCTGCTCGTCGTGGGGAGCCCCGTGTACCGAGGCTCGTTCACCGGGCTGTTCAAGCACCTCTTCGATTTCGTCGGGCAGTATGAGCTCGTCGACACGCCCGTGCTGCTGGCGGCGACGGGCGGGGGAGAGAAGCATGCGCTGATTCTTGAGCATCAGTTTCGACCGCTGTTCGGCTTCTTTCAGGCGCTCACGCTGCCGATCGGAGTGTATGCGTCGAATACCGACTTCACGGGCTATGAGCTGACGAGCGATGCTGTACGTTCGCGCGTCGAGCTTGCGGTGCGTCGAGGGCTTCCGTTTGTGCGGCAGCGGGGGATTCCGGCGGAGGTACCCGCCTCAACGTACGTCGGCACCTGGTAG
- a CDS encoding type II toxin-antitoxin system Phd/YefM family antitoxin, with the protein MSAREFNQSVAAAQRHAADGPVVVTRRGEPAFVLLHIDDYRRLTDATHQGSLSERLAPSDGADLNDVEFERDAESWRPVIEF; encoded by the coding sequence ATGTCAGCACGAGAATTCAACCAATCGGTTGCCGCCGCTCAGCGACATGCGGCCGACGGGCCGGTCGTCGTCACGCGTCGTGGAGAGCCCGCCTTCGTGCTGCTGCACATCGACGATTACCGTCGCCTGACGGACGCCACGCACCAGGGCTCTCTGAGTGAACGGCTTGCCCCGTCAGATGGCGCCGACCTCAACGACGTCGAATTTGAGCGCGACGCCGAGAGCTGGCGTCCGGTGATCGAGTTCTGA
- a CDS encoding type II toxin-antitoxin system VapC family toxin, producing MYLLDTNVVSETRLPQTGNRNVLSWLDSVSPASLYLSAVTEYELELGVLMKERKDGQSAARHRLWLEGVRDAFSGRILPILPETARLCASLNVPDGRPFAGALIAATALHHGLTVVTRNERNFAVPGLGVLSLFR from the coding sequence ATGTATCTGCTCGACACGAACGTCGTCTCTGAGACCCGGCTACCTCAAACAGGAAACCGAAACGTGCTCTCGTGGCTCGACTCGGTCTCACCGGCGTCGCTCTATCTGAGCGCCGTTACCGAGTACGAGCTTGAACTCGGTGTGCTCATGAAGGAACGCAAAGACGGGCAGAGCGCCGCCAGGCACCGCCTCTGGCTTGAAGGAGTTCGCGACGCCTTCTCGGGCCGAATCCTGCCGATTTTGCCGGAGACGGCCCGTCTCTGCGCAAGCTTGAACGTTCCTGATGGACGCCCCTTCGCCGGCGCACTGATCGCCGCCACTGCGCTGCACCACGGTCTCACGGTTGTCACGCGCAACGAACGCAACTTCGCCGTGCCTGGCCTTGGTGTGTTGAGCCTGTTCCGCTGA
- a CDS encoding acyl-CoA dehydrogenase family protein — protein MTFEPISADFYGFSTLLSDNEKEGLQRIRDYMESEVRPVINEYWEKAEFPTHLVPGFMATDVARYAFPETSPFENSAVFRGFAALEMSRVDASMATFIGVQEGLAMGSIGVAGSAEQRAEWLPKLASGEVVGAFGLTEPLSGSDSAKGLRTTARREGDEWVINGAKRWIGNATFSDITIIWAKDEADGQVKGFIVPTSTPGYSATKIERKISLRSVMNADITLENVRVPESLRLQNARSFRDTARVLRLTRAQVAWSSVGVAVGAYDAAVAYAQEREQFGKPIAQHQLIQDHLSRCLGNITASIAMCVRVSQMLDEGTQRDEHSALAKGFCTARMRETVAWAREAMGGNGIVLDYEAARFFADAEALYSYEGTHEMNSLIVGRSITGHNAFV, from the coding sequence ATGACGTTCGAGCCCATCTCCGCCGATTTCTACGGGTTCTCGACCCTGCTGAGCGACAACGAGAAGGAGGGTCTCCAGCGCATCCGCGATTACATGGAGAGCGAGGTGCGCCCGGTCATCAACGAGTACTGGGAGAAGGCGGAGTTCCCGACCCACCTGGTTCCCGGCTTCATGGCGACCGACGTTGCCCGCTATGCCTTCCCCGAGACGTCGCCATTCGAGAACTCGGCGGTCTTCCGCGGGTTCGCGGCGCTCGAGATGTCGCGGGTGGATGCTTCGATGGCGACGTTCATCGGCGTGCAGGAGGGCCTCGCCATGGGGTCCATCGGCGTCGCGGGCTCTGCCGAGCAGCGTGCGGAGTGGCTGCCGAAGCTCGCGTCCGGGGAGGTCGTCGGCGCATTTGGCCTGACTGAGCCCCTCTCGGGAAGCGACAGTGCGAAGGGGCTGCGCACGACCGCGCGCCGCGAGGGCGACGAGTGGGTCATCAACGGCGCGAAGCGCTGGATCGGCAACGCCACGTTCAGCGACATCACGATCATCTGGGCGAAAGACGAGGCCGACGGCCAGGTGAAGGGCTTCATTGTTCCCACCTCGACGCCGGGGTACTCCGCCACGAAGATCGAGCGCAAGATCAGCCTGCGTTCGGTGATGAACGCCGACATTACGCTCGAGAACGTGCGGGTGCCTGAGAGCCTGCGTCTGCAGAATGCGAGGTCGTTCCGCGACACAGCGCGCGTGCTGCGGCTCACGCGCGCTCAGGTCGCCTGGTCTTCGGTCGGCGTCGCCGTCGGTGCGTATGACGCCGCCGTCGCATATGCGCAAGAGCGTGAGCAGTTCGGAAAGCCCATCGCGCAGCATCAGCTCATTCAAGACCATTTGTCGCGGTGCCTCGGCAACATCACAGCATCCATTGCCATGTGCGTTCGCGTCTCGCAGATGCTCGACGAGGGCACGCAGCGCGACGAGCACTCGGCCCTGGCGAAGGGCTTTTGCACGGCGCGCATGCGCGAAACGGTGGCGTGGGCGCGTGAGGCGATGGGCGGCAACGGCATCGTTCTCGATTACGAGGCGGCGCGCTTCTTCGCCGACGCCGAGGCGCTCTACTCGTACGAGGGCACGCACGAGATGAACTCCCTCATCGTCGGTCGTTCGATCACGGGGCACAACGCGTTCGTCTGA
- a CDS encoding TetR/AcrR family transcriptional regulator — MTDKTASEPPRLTFIQRTRRAQLIECAIAVLAEDGYAQASLSRIAKRAEVTRGVISYHFADRDELLDAVVSEVYGIATEQLRPKIDAQPTALMAVRTFITGSAEFYRDFPTHMAALHEIASHARGEDGMLRHAEQSRANDQELSAVGVLLERGKQNGEFREFSTSVMARTIRSALDGLLVQMRADPDYDAIRDAEELADIFEHALSS; from the coding sequence ATGACCGACAAGACTGCATCCGAGCCGCCACGGCTGACGTTCATCCAGCGCACTCGCCGAGCACAGCTCATCGAGTGTGCCATTGCCGTTCTCGCGGAGGACGGCTATGCACAAGCATCCTTGTCGCGCATTGCCAAGCGCGCAGAGGTGACCCGAGGCGTGATTTCGTATCACTTCGCCGACCGAGACGAGCTGCTCGACGCGGTGGTCAGCGAGGTCTACGGCATTGCGACGGAGCAGCTGCGGCCCAAGATCGATGCGCAGCCGACCGCTCTCATGGCCGTCCGCACGTTCATTACGGGAAGTGCTGAGTTCTATCGTGATTTCCCCACACACATGGCCGCCCTGCATGAGATCGCCAGTCATGCGCGTGGAGAAGACGGCATGCTCCGTCACGCCGAGCAGTCGCGCGCCAATGACCAGGAGCTCTCTGCGGTTGGCGTGCTCCTTGAACGCGGCAAGCAGAACGGCGAGTTTCGCGAGTTCTCAACGAGCGTCATGGCGCGCACCATCCGCAGCGCGCTTGACGGTCTGCTCGTGCAGATGCGTGCTGATCCTGACTACGATGCAATCAGGGATGCTGAGGAGCTTGCCGACATCTTCGAGCACGCCCTCTCGAGCTGA
- a CDS encoding DUF1684 domain-containing protein, with protein sequence MTDTNDFAAAWADWHESRVRATTSPLGLASLVATHWLTADEAAYEGVPGTWKAAGETIVGTAPALHGKTILQDGRPVGTVEGASISLETGQDIEWGDKRLRYFSRDGALALRLIDPDAATRASIRDLSAFEPDESWVLTGRFTDAGDGATQSVESIDGHVSDGELAGTVDVTLPGGESASLKVTTDPRGLRAVISDGTSGDESYRFRFVPITAPGDDGSVTIDFNRAYLPPCAFADHYVCPLPPAENRLSTPIRAGEKAVVRD encoded by the coding sequence ATGACTGATACCAACGATTTCGCCGCCGCGTGGGCGGATTGGCACGAGTCACGAGTTCGCGCCACGACGTCTCCGCTCGGCTTGGCATCGCTGGTAGCGACACACTGGCTGACCGCCGACGAGGCAGCGTACGAGGGCGTACCGGGAACGTGGAAGGCGGCCGGAGAGACAATTGTCGGTACGGCGCCGGCACTGCACGGCAAGACGATTCTGCAAGATGGTCGTCCCGTGGGCACCGTCGAGGGCGCATCGATTTCTCTCGAGACCGGGCAAGACATCGAGTGGGGCGACAAGCGACTGCGGTACTTCTCACGCGACGGGGCGCTGGCGCTGCGGCTCATCGACCCGGATGCTGCGACGCGCGCCAGCATCCGCGATCTTTCTGCGTTCGAGCCCGACGAGAGCTGGGTGCTCACGGGGCGATTCACGGATGCTGGAGACGGCGCGACGCAGAGCGTCGAGAGCATCGACGGCCACGTGTCTGACGGCGAACTTGCCGGCACTGTCGACGTGACGCTGCCCGGTGGCGAGAGCGCGTCGCTGAAGGTGACGACGGACCCGCGCGGGCTGCGCGCCGTGATCAGTGACGGCACGAGTGGCGATGAGAGCTACCGGTTCCGGTTCGTGCCGATCACTGCTCCGGGCGATGACGGTTCGGTGACCATCGACTTCAACCGGGCGTACCTGCCTCCATGCGCGTTCGCCGACCACTACGTGTGCCCGCTGCCGCCCGCCGAGAACCGGCTCAGCACACCGATTCGTGCCGGCGAGAAGGCTGTCGTTCGCGACTGA
- a CDS encoding alpha/beta fold hydrolase, whose protein sequence is MALKIRRERSRGHVGHFRSAEARRAYRAAYDEAFRDLPEANDKHDVETSFGRVRAYEWHPRDTEHRHPVILLPGRASGTPMWSANIRALGEKRRVIALDMLGDAGLSQQHQPLNQVRDHATWLHEVQSQLAPQGAHVVGHSFGGSTAAAYALHHPQSVTSLALLEPMLTLAYPPIRMLLWTALFSLPVLPARWRSAALARVGGSDDDAGALGRMVSLGVAGFRAELPMPRPLSASQLSELTMPVYAAFAERDSLAGKPGTASRVRERLPDGHVTTWPGTTHSLPLQVPAALAGDLDEFWTRAEERARTHPAAHASRLEQR, encoded by the coding sequence ATGGCGCTAAAAATACGCAGGGAACGCTCACGTGGGCATGTTGGACACTTTCGCTCAGCCGAAGCCCGTCGTGCCTACCGAGCTGCCTACGATGAGGCCTTCCGCGACCTGCCAGAAGCGAACGACAAGCATGACGTCGAAACATCGTTCGGGCGCGTGCGCGCGTACGAGTGGCATCCGCGGGACACGGAGCACCGCCACCCCGTGATCCTGCTGCCGGGTCGCGCGTCGGGCACGCCGATGTGGTCCGCGAACATTCGGGCCCTTGGCGAGAAGCGCCGCGTCATCGCCCTCGACATGTTGGGCGACGCCGGTCTCTCGCAGCAGCATCAACCGTTGAATCAGGTCCGAGATCACGCGACGTGGCTCCATGAGGTGCAGTCGCAGCTCGCTCCGCAGGGAGCACACGTGGTCGGGCACTCCTTTGGCGGCTCAACGGCAGCGGCCTACGCACTTCACCATCCGCAGAGCGTGACGAGCCTTGCACTTCTCGAGCCAATGCTTACGCTCGCGTATCCACCCATCAGGATGCTGTTGTGGACGGCCCTCTTCTCGCTGCCCGTTCTCCCGGCACGGTGGCGCTCGGCAGCGCTCGCTCGTGTGGGCGGGAGCGACGACGATGCGGGGGCATTGGGGCGCATGGTCTCGCTTGGCGTCGCAGGATTCCGTGCGGAACTGCCGATGCCTCGCCCGCTCTCGGCATCGCAACTGTCAGAGCTGACCATGCCGGTCTATGCCGCGTTCGCCGAACGAGACTCGCTTGCGGGAAAACCGGGGACAGCGTCGCGTGTGCGTGAAAGACTTCCTGACGGGCATGTGACGACATGGCCCGGAACAACTCACTCACTCCCCTTGCAGGTGCCGGCGGCGCTTGCGGGCGACCTTGACGAGTTCTGGACGCGGGCCGAAGAGCGCGCCCGAACGCATCCCGCTGCACACGCCAGCAGACTGGAACAACGATGA
- a CDS encoding HNH endonuclease signature motif containing protein: protein MDEFRDSPPDPGNWGPADGRDELYQPPPTDSNEQPWGDPRFEESEPDESAHAESELETTGSDQSPQPSGADAVASALREQLDGVVADSRAISAAEASRMRGIYGMLQDALAHPGVFIPMRDGATRADLDAEAEGWVRSSLAQEIGAAIGVTKGHAQGLLNDAEFLCEKLSSTFGALEAGEITRQHVDAMLRQAVSLDAGEAAAFEAEALPKAMVQSATQFARAAVKIREGLFPETITERRTEAVKQRRVECYGTQDGMAVLSLYGPVEVVQSLVNAATRTARALKTAGDDRTLAQIEADTIVDALLKGFTTDGPKPGVGASGVGADRLGGIRPTVHVTVPVMTLLGHSDEPGQLDGYGPIAPTIARELAARAPSFTRLLTHPETGAVLSVGRDSYAVPADLKRTVRLRDETCTGIGCDRPATICDLDHIEQWQHGGETKLSNLQPGCEQHHMLRHHTLWQVHTNGDQIEWVSPLGITYQVPRTSNVQFLETTNEAESEAGVEDANAADNDEREALVEEPLF from the coding sequence ATGGATGAGTTCAGAGATTCCCCTCCGGACCCGGGCAATTGGGGTCCGGCGGATGGGAGAGATGAGTTATATCAGCCGCCGCCGACAGATTCGAACGAGCAGCCATGGGGCGATCCTCGATTCGAAGAATCCGAGCCTGACGAGTCGGCACATGCGGAATCCGAACTAGAGACGACCGGCTCGGATCAGTCGCCGCAGCCCTCTGGAGCGGATGCTGTAGCGAGCGCGTTGCGTGAGCAGTTGGATGGTGTTGTTGCTGATTCTCGTGCGATTTCGGCAGCGGAAGCGTCTCGCATGCGCGGCATCTACGGGATGCTGCAGGACGCTTTGGCACACCCGGGCGTGTTCATTCCGATGCGGGATGGGGCAACGCGGGCGGATCTTGACGCGGAGGCTGAGGGGTGGGTGCGGTCTTCTTTGGCGCAGGAGATCGGTGCGGCGATCGGTGTCACGAAGGGTCACGCGCAAGGCCTGCTCAATGATGCTGAGTTTCTGTGTGAGAAGCTCTCGTCAACATTCGGCGCTTTAGAGGCTGGTGAGATTACGCGGCAGCATGTCGACGCGATGCTGCGTCAAGCCGTCAGTCTCGATGCTGGTGAGGCGGCCGCGTTCGAAGCGGAAGCACTGCCGAAAGCAATGGTGCAGTCGGCGACGCAGTTTGCTCGTGCTGCGGTCAAGATTCGGGAGGGTTTGTTTCCGGAGACGATCACGGAACGTCGCACGGAGGCGGTGAAGCAGCGTCGGGTGGAGTGTTACGGCACCCAAGACGGCATGGCAGTCCTGTCTTTGTATGGTCCGGTCGAGGTGGTGCAGAGCCTTGTGAATGCGGCCACGCGGACGGCGCGGGCATTGAAAACCGCCGGCGACGACCGGACTCTGGCGCAGATCGAAGCAGACACGATCGTCGACGCTCTACTCAAGGGATTCACCACCGACGGGCCTAAGCCCGGTGTTGGTGCTTCGGGGGTGGGTGCTGACCGTTTGGGTGGGATTCGTCCGACCGTGCATGTCACCGTCCCCGTCATGACACTCCTCGGACACTCCGACGAGCCGGGGCAGTTGGACGGGTACGGCCCCATCGCCCCCACCATTGCACGCGAGCTGGCGGCGCGGGCACCGAGTTTCACCCGGTTGTTGACGCACCCGGAGACCGGGGCGGTGCTGTCGGTCGGGCGTGACAGTTATGCGGTGCCGGCGGATCTGAAACGCACCGTGCGGCTGCGTGATGAAACGTGCACCGGCATCGGCTGCGACCGGCCTGCCACGATCTGTGACCTGGATCACATCGAACAATGGCAACACGGAGGCGAAACAAAGTTGTCGAACCTGCAGCCCGGATGCGAACAGCACCACATGCTCCGACACCACACCCTCTGGCAGGTCCACACCAACGGCGACCAGATCGAATGGGTCTCACCCCTCGGCATCACCTACCAGGTGCCACGCACCTCCAACGTTCAATTCCTGGAGACGACGAACGAAGCCGAATCGGAAGCCGGAGTCGAAGACGCGAACGCTGCAGATAATGACGAGAGGGAGGCGCTAGTCGAAGAACCGTTGTTCTAG
- a CDS encoding aldo/keto reductase yields MANSYVPSIELNDGHHIPQLGFGVFLVDPEQTERIVTDALEAGYRHIDTAAIYGNEEGVGRAIAASGIPRDELFITTKLWNDAQGTQSAFDAIDASLEKLGLDSVDLYLIHWPTPQRDLYAETWRAMERIKADGKARSIGVSNFLRPHLERILAESNTVPAIDQIELHPALQSRELTEFARSQGIHIEAWGPLGQGKYPLFDEPAVVAAAEAHGKTPAQAVIRWHLQHGNIVFPKSNNAGRMAENFDVLDFTLTSDEMAGIDALERGQRVGSHPDEFN; encoded by the coding sequence ATGGCTAACTCGTATGTTCCCTCCATCGAGCTGAACGATGGACACCACATTCCGCAGCTGGGCTTCGGCGTGTTTCTCGTTGACCCGGAGCAGACCGAGCGCATCGTCACCGACGCGCTCGAGGCAGGCTACCGGCACATCGACACCGCCGCGATTTATGGCAACGAGGAGGGCGTCGGCCGGGCGATCGCCGCGAGCGGCATTCCGCGTGACGAGCTGTTCATCACGACCAAGCTCTGGAATGACGCCCAGGGAACGCAATCGGCCTTCGATGCCATCGACGCGAGCCTCGAGAAGCTCGGCCTCGACTCGGTCGACCTCTACCTGATCCACTGGCCCACGCCGCAGCGCGACCTGTACGCCGAGACCTGGCGCGCGATGGAGCGCATCAAGGCCGACGGCAAGGCGCGCTCGATCGGCGTCTCGAACTTCTTGCGCCCGCACCTCGAGCGCATTCTCGCCGAGAGCAACACGGTGCCCGCGATCGATCAGATCGAGCTGCACCCGGCACTGCAGTCGCGTGAGCTCACGGAGTTCGCCCGGTCGCAGGGCATCCACATTGAGGCGTGGGGGCCGCTCGGGCAGGGCAAGTACCCGCTGTTCGACGAACCGGCCGTCGTCGCGGCCGCTGAGGCGCACGGAAAGACTCCAGCGCAGGCCGTGATCCGCTGGCACCTGCAGCACGGCAACATCGTGTTTCCGAAGTCGAACAACGCCGGCCGTATGGCCGAGAACTTCGACGTTCTCGACTTCACGCTCACCAGCGACGAGATGGCGGGAATCGACGCTCTCGAGCGCGGTCAGCGCGTCGGCTCGCATCCCGACGAGTTCAACTGA
- a CDS encoding sulfatase-like hydrolase/transferase has product MSEDAVVVERETVSAQKASPNVVILYSDDLGWGDLPSFGADELETPFLDSLCRAGVRLPQWYSNSPVCSPSRASLLTGRYPAHAGVESILGGERGTPGLPPQETLASRLRERGYRTGIFGKWHLGAAADHSPLTFGFDESFGFRAGCVDYYSHIYYWGDHNPVHDLWDGDEEVWDNGEYLTLTLGDRAADFVARNADHPFFLYVPFNAPHYPLHAPERYVERFAHLPEDRRMIAAMIAAMDDAIGVILDALEAQGVRDDTLIFFSSDNGPSAESRNWLNGEEVSYAGGSAGVLRGTKGSLFEGGIRVPAIISWPNGGLAAGQEYRGVGAMMDVLPTVVHAVDGNAPAVSDIDGCSLLDELRQPEADSSQERTLFWSHDGQWAARNGDLKLVVNAQEGMTPPHAVDEAVFDLSADIAEQRDVSGDHPAATRELKQQLDAFQAQTREWHIARPTHV; this is encoded by the coding sequence ATGTCGGAGGACGCCGTCGTCGTCGAAAGGGAGACCGTGTCCGCCCAGAAAGCTAGCCCCAATGTCGTCATTCTGTATAGCGATGACCTCGGGTGGGGAGACCTTCCGTCCTTTGGCGCTGACGAGCTGGAGACGCCGTTTCTCGACTCACTGTGCCGTGCGGGAGTTCGGCTGCCGCAGTGGTACTCCAACTCTCCGGTCTGCTCGCCGTCACGTGCCTCGCTGCTCACCGGGCGGTATCCCGCGCACGCCGGCGTGGAATCGATTCTCGGCGGAGAGCGCGGTACTCCTGGCCTCCCGCCGCAGGAGACGCTCGCATCGCGGTTGCGCGAGCGCGGATACCGCACAGGCATCTTCGGGAAGTGGCATCTCGGCGCCGCGGCCGATCACAGCCCGCTGACCTTCGGGTTCGACGAGAGCTTCGGGTTTCGAGCCGGATGCGTCGACTACTACTCGCACATCTATTACTGGGGCGACCACAATCCGGTCCATGACCTCTGGGACGGCGATGAAGAGGTGTGGGACAACGGGGAATACCTGACGCTGACGCTCGGCGATAGAGCCGCCGACTTCGTCGCACGCAACGCAGATCATCCGTTCTTTCTCTACGTTCCGTTCAACGCGCCTCACTATCCGCTGCATGCGCCGGAACGGTACGTCGAGCGGTTCGCGCATCTGCCAGAGGACCGTCGAATGATCGCAGCGATGATCGCCGCCATGGACGATGCCATCGGCGTCATTCTGGATGCTCTCGAGGCGCAGGGGGTGCGAGACGACACGCTGATCTTCTTCTCGTCAGACAATGGGCCTTCGGCCGAGAGCCGCAACTGGCTGAACGGGGAAGAGGTCTCGTATGCCGGCGGATCCGCAGGTGTTCTTCGTGGCACGAAGGGCTCACTTTTCGAGGGCGGCATCCGAGTTCCCGCGATCATCTCCTGGCCCAACGGCGGTCTTGCGGCCGGTCAGGAGTATCGCGGCGTTGGCGCCATGATGGATGTGCTTCCGACCGTTGTGCATGCCGTCGACGGGAATGCCCCGGCTGTCTCCGACATCGATGGATGCTCTCTTCTTGACGAGCTTCGACAACCCGAAGCGGATAGCTCGCAGGAGCGCACGCTGTTCTGGAGCCACGACGGGCAATGGGCTGCTCGGAACGGTGATCTGAAGCTCGTCGTCAATGCGCAAGAGGGAATGACTCCGCCGCACGCGGTCGACGAGGCGGTGTTCGACCTCTCCGCTGACATCGCGGAGCAGCGTGACGTCTCGGGGGATCACCCAGCAGCGACCCGCGAGCTCAAGCAGCAGCTCGATGCTTTCCAGGCCCAGACTCGAGAGTGGCACATCGCTCGCCCAACTCACGTGTAG